The genomic segment GTCGAGTTCGGCGTCATCGCCAGCGTCTCCCGGCCCTTCTGCCGCCAGTGCGACCGGATCCGCCTCACCGCGGACGGGAAGCTCCGCAACTGCCTCTTCGCCCTCGACGAGACCGACCTGCGCCAACCGCTGCGCTCGGGAGCGAGCGACGAAGAGTTGGCCGCGGTGATGCGGAGTGCGGTCTGGAGCAAGTGGGAGGGCCATCTCATCAACCGCCGGGAGTTTCGCCAGCCCGAGCGGGCGATGTACGCCATCGGTGGTTGAACGGCCGTCGCGGCGCGGCGCGCGCCTCCTGCCAGGGCTCGGGCTGGCCCTCCTCCTCGTCCTCGCGGCGGGCTGCGGGGCGCCCGCGCCGCGCGCCCCGCTGGCGGCGGAGGGCGGCGAGGCGCTGCTCCTCGACCGCAGCCTCCAGCTCTACGGGCAGCTTGTGGGCGAGGGAGCCCCCGCGCTGCAGGGGCTGCTGCGCCCGGACAGCGAGCTGGTAGAGGAGACGGAGCTGCTCAGCCTGGGCGAGCATCCCGCGGCCGCCGCCGTGGCCCGGCTCCGCGCCTGGCTGCAGCGCCACCCGCGCTCCGGAGCGGCGCGGCTTCTCGTCCCCTTCGACCCGTCCACGCCGGGCAGCCTGGCCGTGGTGGAGCTGCCGCTGCGGGGAGGCTTCCTGTATCTGGCCTGGGACTCGGCGGGCCGTCTGGCCAAGCTCTACGCGAGCAGCGCGGCCCTCGACTGGAGGGCCATGGGTCAGGAGGGGCCGGAGGCCTCCTCCCTGCGGGTCGGGCGCAGGTGAAGCTCGGCCTCGGCGCGCGCGGCCTCCTCGTCCAGGTCCTCGACCGTCTCCTGCTCGGTCCGCCCCATGGCGCGACAGGTCTCGAGCACCTCGGCGGTGCGCCGCGTGTGGATGTGGACCCGGTAGAGCCCCTCCTCGCCGATGACCAGGAGCGAGTCGCCCAGCGCCTCCAGCCGCCGGCGCACCTCCTCCCGCTCCAGGGTCGACTCCAGGAGCAGCTGAACC from the Bacillota bacterium genome contains:
- a CDS encoding GTP 3',8-cyclase MoaA — translated: VEFGVIASVSRPFCRQCDRIRLTADGKLRNCLFALDETDLRQPLRSGASDEELAAVMRSAVWSKWEGHLINRREFRQPERAMYAIGG